A single region of the Halopiger xanaduensis SH-6 genome encodes:
- a CDS encoding DUF7560 family zinc ribbon protein, translating to MSPYRFRCPDCAQRIELEEPGREAAVESGCPFCGSAVGAKDFAATTS from the coding sequence ATGAGCCCCTACCGATTCAGGTGCCCGGACTGCGCGCAGCGTATCGAACTCGAGGAACCGGGGCGCGAAGCCGCGGTCGAAAGCGGCTGTCCGTTCTGCGGGTCCGCGGTCGGAGCGAAGGACTTCGCCGCGACCACGTCCTAG
- a CDS encoding VOC family protein: MEVDHTAVRVSDLEATKAFYEDGLGLEFHQEFHTDDGIHNYYVTGDELETSIQFAHDPDGDEEIEPSGIVHLAILVDDLDETLERLTERTGCEVLRGPITVDAVDARAAFVEDPDGYEVEIYANRDE; the protein is encoded by the coding sequence ATGGAAGTCGATCACACTGCAGTTCGCGTCTCGGATCTGGAAGCGACCAAAGCGTTCTACGAGGACGGGTTAGGGCTGGAGTTCCACCAGGAGTTCCACACCGACGACGGGATTCACAACTACTACGTCACCGGCGACGAACTCGAGACCTCGATCCAGTTCGCCCACGATCCCGACGGCGACGAGGAGATCGAGCCGTCGGGAATCGTCCACCTCGCGATTCTCGTCGACGACCTCGACGAAACGCTCGAGCGGCTCACCGAACGGACCGGCTGCGAGGTGCTCCGCGGACCGATAACGGTCGACGCGGTCGACGCCCGCGCGGCCTTCGTCGAGGATCCGGACGGGTACGAGGTCGAGATCTACGCGAATAGAGACGAGTAG
- a CDS encoding universal stress protein yields the protein MTLETVLLAVGPGDSERIDELAEAVVEVAAPADATVVLAHVFTDSEYDEVLDRLEFDRSVDEIEPDEVAMRHSTIRELQSALDEYDIDYEVRGAVGDHGPTIVDLAGDVDADRVLVGGRRRSPTGKAVFGSTAQEVLLSSPCPATFVRSSEE from the coding sequence ATGACGTTAGAAACTGTATTACTGGCAGTCGGACCCGGCGATTCCGAACGGATCGACGAACTCGCCGAAGCCGTCGTCGAAGTGGCGGCGCCGGCCGACGCGACCGTCGTCCTGGCACACGTCTTCACCGACAGCGAGTACGACGAAGTGCTCGACCGACTCGAGTTCGACCGCAGCGTCGACGAGATCGAACCCGACGAGGTCGCGATGCGCCACTCGACGATCCGGGAGCTGCAGTCGGCGCTCGACGAGTACGACATCGACTACGAGGTTCGCGGCGCCGTCGGCGACCACGGGCCGACGATCGTCGACCTCGCGGGCGACGTCGACGCCGATCGCGTCCTCGTCGGCGGACGCCGCCGCTCGCCGACCGGCAAGGCGGTGTTCGGCTCGACGGCGCAGGAAGTGCTGCTCTCGTCGCCGTGTCCGGCGACGTTCGTCCGCAGCAGCGAAGAGTAA
- a CDS encoding SDR family NAD(P)-dependent oxidoreductase, with translation MDGPDLSNRTVLVTGSGKGVGRELLLATADCGATVVVHYHTSADAAREVADEALERGAGDAMTVQGDVTDPESVDGLFSAVEAEFGGVDVLVNNVGDFAPAHWADLDFATWNRVLETNLNGTYLCSKRALAHMREGDYGRIVNIGYASSEKGLVSPKNFPYFVAKAGVLMFTRMLAADTQDDDVTVNAISPYVVENSDEFPDDLPQDRPASFEDLIQPLHFFLDPDSGYVSGENIEVDGGWLPETV, from the coding sequence ATGGACGGACCCGACCTCTCGAACCGAACGGTCCTCGTGACGGGCAGCGGGAAAGGCGTCGGCCGCGAACTCCTGCTCGCGACGGCCGACTGCGGCGCGACCGTCGTCGTCCACTACCACACGAGCGCCGACGCGGCGCGCGAAGTGGCCGACGAGGCGCTCGAGCGCGGCGCCGGCGACGCGATGACGGTCCAGGGGGACGTGACCGATCCCGAGAGCGTCGACGGGCTGTTTTCGGCCGTCGAGGCCGAGTTCGGCGGCGTCGACGTGCTCGTGAACAACGTCGGCGACTTCGCGCCCGCCCACTGGGCGGACCTCGACTTTGCCACCTGGAACCGGGTGCTCGAGACGAACCTCAACGGGACTTATCTCTGCTCGAAACGCGCCCTGGCGCACATGCGCGAGGGCGACTACGGCCGGATCGTCAACATCGGCTACGCCTCGAGCGAGAAGGGGCTGGTGAGCCCGAAGAACTTCCCCTACTTCGTCGCGAAGGCGGGCGTCCTGATGTTCACGCGGATGCTCGCGGCCGACACGCAGGACGACGACGTCACGGTCAACGCCATCTCGCCGTACGTCGTCGAGAACTCCGACGAGTTCCCGGACGACCTCCCGCAAGATCGACCCGCGAGCTTCGAGGACCTGATTCAGCCGCTGCACTTCTTCCTTGATCCGGACAGCGGATACGTCAGCGGCGAGAACATCGAGGTCGACGGCGGGTGGCTGCCCGAGACGGTCTAA
- a CDS encoding helix-turn-helix domain-containing protein has translation MSIIAEFSVKSDDFALNYALTEAPQMVVEIEQVVATMEDRVMPYFWVSGGDHAEFEAAFHDDESVTGVTQIDEVDESRLYRAEWTENVETIVYAYTELGSTIMQAIGRADNWELRMRFDDRDVLTEFREYCADNEISYELNRIQEQEQPMASAQYDLTTKQRETLVTALEEGFYEVPQSITMRDLADRMDISQQALSKRFHAGHRNLITSTLTFTHPDDE, from the coding sequence GTGAGTATCATCGCGGAGTTTTCGGTCAAATCGGACGACTTTGCCTTGAATTACGCCCTGACGGAGGCGCCGCAGATGGTCGTCGAGATCGAGCAGGTCGTGGCGACGATGGAAGATAGGGTGATGCCGTACTTCTGGGTGAGCGGCGGCGATCACGCGGAGTTCGAAGCGGCGTTTCACGACGACGAGTCCGTGACGGGCGTCACACAGATTGATGAAGTCGACGAATCCCGATTGTACCGCGCCGAATGGACGGAAAACGTCGAAACGATCGTCTACGCGTACACCGAACTCGGGTCAACGATCATGCAGGCGATCGGTCGCGCCGACAACTGGGAACTGCGAATGCGGTTCGACGATCGAGACGTGTTGACAGAGTTCCGCGAGTATTGTGCCGACAACGAGATCTCCTACGAGCTCAATCGGATTCAGGAGCAGGAACAGCCGATGGCGAGCGCCCAGTACGATCTCACGACGAAGCAACGCGAGACGCTGGTCACCGCGCTCGAGGAGGGATTCTACGAGGTACCGCAGTCGATCACGATGCGGGATCTGGCGGACCGGATGGACATCTCCCAGCAGGCGCTCTCGAAACGGTTTCACGCGGGTCACCGGAATCTCATCACGAGTACGTTAACGTTTACGCACCCGGACGACGAGTGA
- a CDS encoding FAD-dependent oxidoreductase, with protein sequence MPIETDVLVVGGGATGAGTARDLALRGLDVALVDRAGLSAGTSSRSHGLCHSGARYAESDPAGAEECIQERQILGEVAGACVRDTGGLFLELEADDPDYFAAKREACEKVGIPTTVLEGGKARAEVPALSPNVQRALSVPDAVIYPSRIVAANAAAARNEGAQILTHAPVEGMRLEGDRIAAVELGGQVDDTVEADFVVNAAGAWAGRVAAMAEVDVEMQPNRGVMVSVRDDALEPATMPVLNRCRDPADGDIVVPHEDEVVLGTTSVDVDDPDEYETAEWELERVREECARMLPPVADAEDVRTWWGVRPLYAPDEATRESRGISRGFFLLDHAADGVANFASIVGGKLTTYRAMAEATADLVCERLGVDEPCVTADRRLPGADDSERLDAFVAEFDAGGPSDADVVSTDRGSGSGSTSARADR encoded by the coding sequence ATGCCAATCGAAACCGACGTGCTCGTCGTCGGCGGCGGGGCGACGGGTGCGGGAACGGCGCGCGACCTCGCGCTGCGGGGCCTCGACGTCGCGCTCGTCGACCGCGCCGGCCTGTCGGCGGGCACCTCGAGTCGCTCGCACGGCCTCTGTCACAGCGGTGCGCGGTACGCGGAAAGTGATCCGGCCGGCGCCGAGGAGTGTATTCAAGAACGGCAGATTCTGGGCGAGGTCGCCGGCGCGTGCGTTCGCGACACCGGCGGGCTGTTCCTCGAACTCGAGGCCGACGATCCGGACTACTTCGCGGCCAAACGCGAGGCCTGCGAGAAGGTCGGGATTCCGACGACGGTGCTCGAGGGCGGCAAGGCCCGCGCCGAGGTGCCAGCCCTTTCGCCGAACGTGCAGCGGGCGCTGTCGGTTCCAGACGCCGTGATCTACCCCTCGCGGATCGTCGCCGCGAACGCGGCGGCCGCCCGGAACGAGGGGGCGCAAATTCTCACGCACGCGCCCGTGGAAGGGATGCGCCTCGAGGGCGATCGGATCGCTGCGGTAGAACTCGGCGGGCAGGTCGACGATACCGTCGAAGCGGACTTCGTCGTCAATGCCGCCGGCGCGTGGGCGGGCCGCGTCGCCGCGATGGCAGAGGTCGACGTCGAGATGCAACCAAATCGCGGCGTCATGGTCTCGGTTCGGGACGACGCCCTCGAGCCCGCGACGATGCCGGTGCTCAACCGCTGTCGCGATCCCGCGGACGGCGATATCGTCGTCCCTCACGAGGACGAGGTCGTCCTCGGGACGACGAGCGTCGACGTGGACGATCCCGACGAGTACGAGACGGCCGAGTGGGAACTCGAGCGCGTCCGCGAGGAGTGTGCGCGGATGCTCCCGCCGGTCGCGGACGCCGAGGACGTTCGCACGTGGTGGGGGGTGCGCCCGCTCTACGCGCCCGACGAAGCGACCCGGGAGTCGCGGGGCATCTCGCGAGGCTTTTTCCTCCTCGACCACGCCGCGGACGGCGTCGCGAACTTCGCGTCGATCGTCGGCGGCAAACTGACGACCTACCGGGCGATGGCCGAGGCGACGGCCGATCTGGTCTGCGAGCGGCTGGGGGTCGACGAACCCTGCGTTACGGCCGATCGCCGTCTGCCGGGTGCAGACGATTCGGAGCGGCTCGACGCGTTCGTCGCGGAGTTCGACGCCGGTGGACCATCGGACGCGGACGTCGTTTCGACGGATCGTGGATCCGGATCGGGATCTACTTCGGCTCGAGCCGATCGCTGA
- a CDS encoding digeranylgeranylglycerophospholipid reductase: MNDRYDVVIAGAGPAGAQCARDLAARDYDVVVLETESEDEFPRQSNKSTAGTFPSMMASFGIPDDVVMQYTDSVVLESPHEYFVQEQPGAVLEFGDFKRYLVEDGREKGAEYRFDARATAPIMENGEIVGVTYNGDEEVYGEIVIDATGPAAPIAKKLGVSNLERKNHAIGIEYELEGIDIDRPGFADLRDAMMLRLDHDIAPGGYSWIFHTGGDTAKVGLCYIQNERYQQFGDNGRSIDDHLQHWLDTDPRFADAERIEGKQHRGSAHIQMPGKMHTDRFMAIGDTVPTVDPLWGEGINKCMQSGRMAAASADSCLKHGNLEPTAENLEVYETLWHREVAPNMQKRLWMTRLLYLADNERYDKLMQDLNRFDQDTLAQANKGNVAAISKLLHLGDLPLLAQLGTEYLDFGSLNPLR, from the coding sequence ATGAACGATCGCTACGACGTGGTGATTGCCGGCGCCGGTCCCGCAGGAGCGCAGTGTGCGCGGGATCTCGCCGCGAGGGACTACGACGTCGTCGTCCTCGAGACCGAATCCGAGGACGAGTTCCCGCGCCAGAGCAACAAGTCGACGGCCGGCACCTTCCCGTCGATGATGGCCTCCTTCGGGATTCCGGACGACGTCGTCATGCAGTACACCGACAGCGTGGTTCTGGAGTCGCCCCACGAGTACTTCGTGCAGGAACAGCCCGGCGCCGTCCTCGAGTTCGGCGACTTCAAGCGCTACCTCGTCGAAGACGGCCGCGAGAAGGGTGCCGAGTACCGGTTCGACGCGCGCGCCACCGCGCCGATCATGGAGAACGGCGAGATCGTCGGCGTCACCTACAACGGCGACGAGGAAGTCTACGGCGAGATCGTCATCGACGCGACCGGCCCGGCCGCGCCGATCGCGAAGAAACTCGGCGTCAGCAACTTGGAGCGGAAGAACCACGCCATCGGCATCGAGTACGAACTCGAGGGGATCGACATCGACCGGCCCGGCTTCGCGGACCTGCGGGACGCGATGATGCTGCGGCTGGACCACGACATCGCGCCGGGCGGCTACTCGTGGATCTTCCACACCGGGGGCGACACCGCCAAGGTCGGCCTCTGTTACATCCAGAACGAGCGGTACCAGCAGTTCGGCGATAACGGCAGGAGCATCGACGACCACCTCCAGCACTGGCTCGATACCGATCCGCGCTTTGCGGACGCCGAGCGCATCGAAGGGAAGCAACACCGCGGTTCGGCGCACATCCAGATGCCGGGCAAGATGCACACCGACCGGTTCATGGCCATCGGCGACACCGTGCCGACGGTCGACCCGCTCTGGGGCGAAGGGATCAACAAGTGCATGCAATCGGGTCGGATGGCCGCCGCCTCGGCCGACAGCTGTCTCAAGCACGGGAACCTCGAGCCGACCGCGGAGAACCTCGAGGTGTACGAGACGCTGTGGCACCGCGAGGTGGCGCCGAACATGCAAAAGCGCCTCTGGATGACGCGGCTGCTCTATCTGGCGGACAACGAACGGTACGACAAACTCATGCAGGATCTCAACCGGTTCGACCAGGACACGCTGGCGCAGGCGAACAAGGGCAACGTCGCCGCGATCTCGAAGCTGCTCCACCTGGGCGACCTGCCGCTGCTCGCTCAGCTCGGTACGGAGTATCTGGATTTCGGCTCGCTCAATCCGCTGCGGTAA
- a CDS encoding DUF7839 domain-containing protein, translating into MVDVLDNKRAATRFRILVQIAERQPAVSQGEIAEEVGVTSQAVSEYIRELVDDGLVEKEGRSRYRVTREGVDWLFRAADDVRRFADHVTGDVLGAMSEDAYIAAEDIEEGETVSLFVEDGLLHAEPGSEGPATGIATTDAEAGTDVGVTSFEGVMDLEPGSVTVLQVPSVRTGGSRAIDDEIVTDACGDADQVVATGIEAIVACRQADIEPAVTFAVGEVAADAAEHGLAVTVVATTHAVGRVTDALRDADVSYEVLEG; encoded by the coding sequence ATGGTCGACGTCCTCGACAACAAGCGGGCCGCGACGCGGTTTCGGATCCTCGTCCAGATCGCCGAGCGCCAGCCCGCGGTCAGCCAGGGTGAGATCGCCGAGGAAGTCGGCGTGACGAGTCAGGCCGTCAGCGAGTACATCCGCGAACTCGTCGACGACGGCCTCGTCGAGAAGGAAGGCCGGTCGCGCTACCGCGTCACGAGAGAGGGCGTCGACTGGCTCTTCCGCGCCGCCGACGACGTTCGGCGGTTCGCGGACCACGTCACGGGCGACGTTCTCGGCGCCATGAGCGAGGACGCCTACATCGCCGCCGAAGACATCGAAGAGGGCGAGACCGTCTCGCTGTTCGTAGAGGACGGACTGCTCCACGCCGAGCCGGGCAGCGAAGGGCCCGCGACCGGCATCGCGACGACCGACGCCGAAGCCGGCACCGACGTCGGCGTCACGAGCTTCGAGGGCGTCATGGACTTAGAGCCCGGCTCCGTGACGGTCCTGCAGGTTCCCAGCGTTCGGACCGGCGGCAGCCGCGCGATCGACGACGAAATCGTCACCGACGCCTGCGGGGACGCGGATCAGGTCGTCGCCACCGGCATCGAGGCGATCGTCGCCTGCCGGCAGGCCGACATCGAGCCGGCCGTCACGTTCGCCGTCGGCGAGGTCGCCGCCGACGCCGCGGAACACGGCCTCGCAGTGACCGTCGTCGCGACCACCCACGCCGTCGGCCGCGTCACGGACGCGCTGCGGGATGCGGACGTCTCGTACGAGGTTCTCGAGGGGTAA
- a CDS encoding proteasome assembly chaperone family protein, whose translation MDELEIDAVDDVELDDPVLVEGLPGVGHVGKLAVDHLLEELEGESTLVRRVYSQEFPPQVSVEDGVAELTCAEMYAVSVADGRDLLLLTGDHQAQTNAGHYVLTSAFLDIAEEFGASEAYALGGVPTGELIEEYAVVGAVSDESLREELEDAGVEFREDEPAGGIIGVSGLLLGLGERRGFEASCLMGETSGYLVDPKSARAVLEVLEALLGFELDYETLDERADEMEEVMGKIQEMEQQQQQQQVPTDDDLRYIG comes from the coding sequence ATGGACGAACTCGAGATCGACGCAGTCGACGACGTCGAACTGGACGACCCGGTGCTCGTCGAGGGGCTGCCGGGCGTCGGCCACGTCGGAAAGCTCGCGGTCGACCACCTGCTCGAGGAACTCGAGGGCGAGAGCACCCTCGTGCGCCGCGTCTACTCGCAGGAGTTCCCGCCGCAGGTAAGCGTCGAAGACGGCGTCGCCGAGTTGACCTGTGCCGAGATGTACGCGGTCTCGGTGGCCGACGGACGCGATCTCCTTCTGCTGACCGGGGACCACCAGGCCCAGACCAACGCGGGCCACTACGTGCTGACCAGCGCCTTCCTCGACATTGCCGAGGAGTTCGGCGCCAGCGAGGCGTACGCGCTCGGCGGCGTGCCGACCGGCGAACTCATCGAGGAGTACGCGGTCGTCGGGGCCGTCAGCGACGAGTCGCTGCGCGAGGAACTCGAGGACGCCGGCGTCGAGTTCCGCGAGGACGAGCCCGCGGGCGGGATCATCGGCGTCTCCGGTCTCCTGCTCGGCCTCGGCGAACGCCGCGGCTTCGAGGCGAGTTGCCTGATGGGCGAGACCAGCGGCTACCTCGTCGACCCCAAGAGCGCCCGCGCGGTGCTCGAGGTGCTCGAGGCGCTGCTCGGGTTCGAACTCGACTACGAGACCTTAGACGAGCGGGCCGACGAGATGGAGGAAGTCATGGGCAAGATCCAGGAGATGGAACAGCAACAGCAGCAACAGCAGGTGCCGACGGACGACGATCTGCGGTACATCGGGTAA
- a CDS encoding RNA-protein complex protein Nop10, translating into MKSDIRVCSAWRERHDRPVYTLSTECPECGADAENSAPAPFDPEDSYGEYRRSLKRRNR; encoded by the coding sequence ATGAAATCCGACATCCGGGTGTGTTCGGCGTGGCGCGAGCGACACGACCGCCCGGTCTATACCCTTTCTACCGAGTGTCCCGAGTGCGGTGCCGACGCCGAAAACAGCGCGCCGGCGCCGTTCGATCCCGAAGACTCCTACGGCGAGTACCGACGGTCTCTTAAGCGTCGCAATCGCTGA
- a CDS encoding translation initiation factor IF-2 subunit alpha yields MKFSGWPDTGELVVGKIDEIEDFGVFVDLEEYEDKRGLIHISEVASGWIKNVRDHVREGQIVVCKVLDIDESSQQIDLSLKDVNDHQRSDKIQEWKNEQKADNWMDLALGEDTDDETYTAIANELIGAHGSLYDGFKQAAIHGDEALEDTDLSADEVDSIVETARENVSVPYVNVTGYVDLENPSPSGVDGIREALGAAEGNGEVPDEVDLDVSYVGAPEYRIEVQAPNYKTAESQLEESAERAIAAIEDEGGSGEYHRERRTDDE; encoded by the coding sequence ATGAAGTTCAGCGGCTGGCCCGACACCGGCGAACTCGTCGTCGGGAAAATCGACGAGATCGAGGACTTCGGCGTCTTCGTCGATCTCGAGGAGTACGAGGACAAGCGCGGCCTGATCCACATCTCCGAAGTCGCCAGCGGGTGGATCAAGAACGTCCGCGACCACGTCCGAGAGGGCCAGATCGTCGTCTGTAAGGTCCTCGACATCGACGAGAGTTCGCAGCAGATCGACCTCTCGCTGAAAGATGTCAACGACCACCAGCGCTCCGACAAGATTCAGGAGTGGAAAAACGAGCAGAAGGCCGACAACTGGATGGATCTCGCGCTCGGTGAGGACACCGACGACGAGACCTACACCGCGATCGCGAACGAACTGATCGGGGCCCACGGCAGCCTCTACGACGGCTTCAAGCAGGCCGCGATCCACGGCGACGAGGCCCTCGAGGACACCGACCTCTCGGCCGACGAAGTCGATTCGATCGTCGAGACCGCCCGCGAAAACGTCTCGGTGCCGTACGTCAACGTCACCGGTTACGTCGACCTCGAGAACCCCTCGCCCAGCGGGGTCGACGGCATCCGCGAGGCGCTCGGAGCGGCCGAAGGCAACGGCGAGGTCCCCGACGAGGTCGACCTCGACGTGAGCTACGTCGGCGCACCCGAGTACCGGATCGAGGTGCAGGCGCCCAACTACAAGACCGCCGAATCCCAACTCGAGGAAAGCGCCGAACGCGCCATCGCCGCCATCGAGGACGAGGGCGGCTCCGGCGAGTACCACCGCGAGCGCCGCACCGACGACGAATAG
- a CDS encoding 30S ribosomal protein S27e — MAGSFYQVRCSDCENEQTVFGKASTEVACAVCGTTLARPTGGKAEIEHEIIETVESR; from the coding sequence ATGGCAGGAAGCTTCTACCAGGTTCGATGCAGTGACTGCGAGAACGAACAGACCGTCTTCGGCAAGGCCTCCACGGAGGTCGCCTGTGCAGTCTGTGGAACGACGCTGGCGCGACCGACCGGCGGCAAAGCCGAGATCGAACACGAGATCATCGAGACCGTCGAGTCACGATGA
- a CDS encoding 50S ribosomal protein L44e, which produces MQMPRRFNTYCPHCNEHHEHEVEKARTGRSSGMKWDARRTKRNSSSIGNSGRFSKVPAGEKPTKKTDLKYRCSECGKAHLREGWRAGRLEFQE; this is translated from the coding sequence ATGCAGATGCCACGCCGATTCAATACGTACTGCCCGCACTGTAACGAACACCACGAACACGAAGTCGAGAAGGCCCGCACCGGCCGTTCCAGCGGCATGAAGTGGGACGCTCGCCGAACCAAGCGCAACTCCTCGAGCATCGGTAACTCCGGTCGCTTCTCGAAGGTGCCCGCCGGCGAGAAGCCGACCAAGAAGACCGACCTCAAGTACCGCTGCAGCGAGTGTGGCAAGGCCCACCTCCGCGAAGGATGGCGCGCCGGCCGACTCGAGTTCCAGGAGTGA
- a CDS encoding HAH_0734 family protein: MKQLIIHGDPGIRKGAIVEYDGEEVVCFGINRNGEWHGPDEVQLWCTVGDRSEYEDYEKRNFVPHFLDVDRVDADDVDVVRAKGDLAL; this comes from the coding sequence ATGAAGCAGCTCATCATCCACGGGGACCCGGGTATCCGAAAGGGGGCTATCGTCGAGTACGACGGCGAGGAAGTGGTCTGTTTCGGCATCAACCGCAACGGCGAGTGGCACGGCCCCGACGAGGTGCAGCTCTGGTGTACCGTCGGCGACCGGTCCGAGTACGAGGACTACGAGAAGCGCAACTTCGTTCCCCACTTCCTCGACGTCGACCGCGTCGACGCCGACGACGTCGACGTCGTGCGCGCGAAGGGCGACCTCGCGCTGTAA
- a CDS encoding GtrA family protein, which yields MLDSVLEACRMRLRALLSTARFSLFAGVGLVGATVDLLVLFLLVELTPFGPTPAKVVSWELSIVVIFVINEWWTFANYGRMGPRAIGKRFLRSNAVRFAGFLVTLGVLVGLVRWFGVWYLAANAIGLAVGFFVNYTCESLYTWRVHRD from the coding sequence ATGCTTGATTCGGTACTCGAGGCGTGCCGGATGCGACTCCGAGCGTTGCTCTCGACCGCCCGATTTAGCCTGTTCGCAGGCGTCGGCCTCGTCGGCGCCACCGTCGATCTCCTCGTGCTCTTTCTGCTCGTCGAGCTGACGCCGTTCGGTCCCACGCCAGCGAAGGTCGTCTCGTGGGAACTCTCGATCGTCGTCATCTTCGTCATCAACGAGTGGTGGACCTTCGCGAACTACGGCCGGATGGGGCCTCGAGCGATCGGAAAGCGATTTCTCCGCTCCAACGCGGTTCGGTTCGCCGGCTTCCTCGTGACGTTAGGCGTGCTCGTGGGGCTGGTTCGCTGGTTCGGCGTCTGGTATCTCGCGGCGAACGCGATCGGACTCGCCGTCGGCTTCTTCGTCAACTACACCTGTGAGAGTCTCTACACGTGGCGCGTGCACCGGGACTAA